In Clostridia bacterium, the sequence GGAGAGAGCAGGGCATTATTCCTAAACTAGCCGTGATTCTGGTGGGCGATGATCCTGCCTCAGTAGTCTATGCCAATTCCAAGCAGAAAGCCGCGGAAAAAGTGGGGATCGACTTCGAACTGTTCCACCTGGCGGGCAGTACCCCGGAAGCCGAAGTGATTTCTTTAATTCAAAAACTGAATGATGATGCCTCCGTCCACGGAATTATGGTGGAGCTTCCTTTACCTGATCATATTTCCAAGGAAAAGGTCATGGAAGCGGTTCATCCGTTAAAGGATGTGGATGGTGTGCATCCGGTGAACCGGGGGTACATTTTAAGTGGTCAAGAAGGCTTGTTTCCCGCTACGCCCCAAAGCTGCGTAGAGATTTTGCTGCGGTCCGGTGTCGAGTTAAAGGGTAAACACGCTGTCATCGTCGGCCGTGGTGAGACAGTCGGCAAGCCTTTGGTTTTCCTATTATTAAAGCACCATCCGACCATCACCATCTGCCATTCCCGTACCGCAGATTTGGCCTACCACACCCGCCAAGCCGATATTCTCATCGCTGCCGTCGGCAAGGCCAACATGATTAAGGCCGACATGGTCAAGCCCGGCGCTGTCGTCATCGATGCCGGTATCAACGAAGTTGAGGGCGGCATCACCGGAGACGTGGATTTCGAAGCGGTCAAGGAGGTAGCCGGTGCCATTACCCCTGTGCCCGGCGGAGTGGGTTCTTTGACCACGGCCCTCTTGTTCAGGAACGTATTGCTGGGATTAAAGCTCCAGCAAAAGAAATGATTTTTCCCGGGAGGTTGCTTTGATGAGTAACATTTTTGATTCTTCTTTGCGTCAAGTATTAGAAGCTTCCGCTTCTGATGCTCCTACGCCAGGCGGCGGCAGTGTGTCCGCCATTGTGGGAAGTTTCGGGGTAGCCATGGTTTCCATGGTCGCCAATTTGACCACAGGCAAGGAAAAATATAAAGATGTGGAACCACAAGTAAAGGCAATTCTGGAGAAAACCAGTAGAATTATGGCCCGCCTAGAGGAGCTCGTGGCGGAAGATATGCAGGTTTTCGGCAAGTTCATGGAAGCGCTGAAAATGCCAAAGGATACGGAAGAACAAAAGAGCCTGCGGGCCGGCAAAATGCAGGAAGCCCTCAAAGCGGCTACCGATACCCCGATGGAAATAGCTCGGGTGTGCTTG encodes:
- a CDS encoding bifunctional 5,10-methylene-tetrahydrofolate dehydrogenase/5,10-methylene-tetrahydrofolate cyclohydrolase — translated: MAKIIDGKAIAAEIREEVKAEAMQWREQGIIPKLAVILVGDDPASVVYANSKQKAAEKVGIDFELFHLAGSTPEAEVISLIQKLNDDASVHGIMVELPLPDHISKEKVMEAVHPLKDVDGVHPVNRGYILSGQEGLFPATPQSCVEILLRSGVELKGKHAVIVGRGETVGKPLVFLLLKHHPTITICHSRTADLAYHTRQADILIAAVGKANMIKADMVKPGAVVIDAGINEVEGGITGDVDFEAVKEVAGAITPVPGGVGSLTTALLFRNVLLGLKLQQKK
- a CDS encoding cyclodeaminase/cyclohydrolase family protein: MSNIFDSSLRQVLEASASDAPTPGGGSVSAIVGSFGVAMVSMVANLTTGKEKYKDVEPQVKAILEKTSRIMARLEELVAEDMQVFGKFMEALKMPKDTEEQKSLRAGKMQEALKAATDTPMEIARVCLEGLELAAELSSIGNKGAISDVGVAAYVAEAALNSVLLSVDINIPSIKDAEYVDQVQQEKYALIVKAAQLREKAVAQVRDRM